CTGCCCGCGCACTGGCTCATGGGCGCGTTTTTCACCGCCACCTCGATGATCGGATTCATCGCGGGCGCCGGAATCGTCGTCCGCAACTCGATCATCCTCGTGGATTTCATCGAACTCCGGCTGAAAGAAGGCATGCCGCTTGCCGACGCGGTGGTGGATGCCGGCGCCGTGCGCTTCCGCCCCATGCTCCTGACCGCCGCCGCCGTCATCGTCGGATCGTCCGTGATCCTGTTCGATCCCATCTTCCAAGGCCTCGCCATCTCGCTCATGGCCGGCGAAATCGCCTCCCTGCTGCTCTCCCGCATGGCTGTCCCGATCCTCTATTACCTTTCGCGCCGGCATGAAGTCGCGTAGGGGCGATCAATGCGGCAATAGGAAATCAGGCGCCATCCGCTGCAACGATACACACAACCTATCGAGACTGCGACAGGTTCGCCGTGCAACATCCACATTCCACTTTTCCCAGACGAAAAGGCCAAGCACCCCATTGTAGTCTGGCCCTTGCCGCATCTGCCCCGTTTGTTGTCTTACCCCGCTTACAACCGCGCGAGGGCTTTTTTGAGTCGGGCCTCGGTGAGGATCATCGAACGGACGGTATGGTAGTTGATCTTCCATGCGTGGGCCATGTGGTCCCAGATCAGGTTGTTGTTCTCGTCGAAGAGGGGCCACCATTCGCCCACCTCGTGGTTGATCATCACGTCCATGACGAAGCGATGCACGTTCTCGTAGGCATCGAGGTATTTCTCGTCGCCAAATAACAGATAGGCGTCCATCAGTCCTGTCAGGCATTCGGACTGCTGCCAGAATTCCTTGTTACGCTCGCGGGCCGGGCCGTCGTGCGGTCCCTCGCAAAAGACGCCGCCCTTGTTCCAGTCTATCCCGTAGGTCACACAGTGGTCGAATATCTTCCGGAGCCGTTCCTTGTAGGGCGCAATGTCCAGTCCAAGAACCTCAACCGCCAAGAGAAACAACCACGCAAACTCGACATTGTGCCCAAAACTGGTGTTGTTCATGGGACGCCCTTCCTCGTCGTCCACGTCGCGGTCCGCTCCCCAGACGTCCTTGAATAAAATTGCGCGCAACGGCTTCCAGTCAAGCGAGAACTGGGCGATGCCGGTACCGAATTCCGGGTGCATGACGCGGTCGAAAAGGATTCGGATGACTTCGAGGGTTCGTTCCTTGTGGCGCGGATTGCCTGTGGCGGCATAAAGATTTGTGAAGGCTTCCATCAGGTGCATATGGACGTCGTACGATTTCCGGTCGCCGCCATACACACCGGGCCGCTTTTTTGCCCAGTCGCGCTCAAGAAATTCATAGTAGCCGCCGGCATAATTGTCCGCTGCCTCGGTTTGAAGGACTTGGTAGGTCTTCAGCGCCCATTCAAGGCCACGCGGGTCGTTCGACGCACGGGCGTACTCCGACAGGCAGTAAATTCCAAATGATTGCCCGTAACCGATCTTGCTCTGGTTGACCGGCGTGCCGTCGCGTTCGGTCGTCCAAATCCATCCACCGAATTCGTGGTCCCAGAAATGTTTGATGAGAAATTCGACACCCTGCCTTGCACTGTCGAGAAAGTACCCGCCGCCGAGTCCGGCCCGATGCGCCGACGACGCGGTGTAGATCATGCGCGTCTGGCAGATGAGCGTCTTGAGCGTTTCACCCGTCGGGTTGCCGTTCCGGTCGAGATAAGTCAGGAATCCGCCGTATTCCTTATCCTCGCCATGCGTCATCCAAAACGGAATCAACTCGTTGTGCAGATGATGCGAAACTTCTTTCAGGAACAATTCCAAGCGCGCTTTTGTCGTCATGTTGCAAATCCTTGAACTCCGTTCATTTCTTTGCCCACCGTGAAGAAATCCAAGGAAAGTCTAAGCCTCCGGACGCCAAAAGGCAAACTTTGAAATGTCCGGGCGGGAATTGAAGACTAACACCACGAGCCGCGTCGAGAGGACAAAAAACTCCTCGCCGACATTCCCATGCCGCGCATCATCCACTAAAGGATTGTCTTTTTTGCCACTCTCGCACGCGGCTCGCGATTACACTTGGATTGTACCACATTTTTTGAAAAATGCAAGTGGGCGAATTGTTGCAACCCCTGTCAAACCTTCGGGCTATTTTTTCGTTTCCGGGGGGCCGACGCGAATCGCCGACCATTTCCATGCGTCCGCCTCTTTGCGAAAGAGAAACACGAGATCGCCGCGGGTCGTGCCAAGGTCAAAGCGCACGGGATACACGGCCACCTCCGACCCGCTCATTGAGAAATGCACATCTTCGGCGGTCAGGGTTACGGTTTTCATCATTTCCGGCCAGATCAGGGCAAGCTCGGTTCGGGTTTCGCCCTGCGCGCCGGAGAAGGAGTCCGTACACATCCGCAATACCGCCTCGACATCTTTCTTTTCCCATGCCGACAGGATCCCGGCAAGAATTGGGCGCAGGGCTTCGACGGTTTCGGGCGGCGCGGGATCGTCCACAA
The DNA window shown above is from Candidatus Hydrogenedentota bacterium and carries:
- a CDS encoding AGE family epimerase/isomerase, whose product is MTTKARLELFLKEVSHHLHNELIPFWMTHGEDKEYGGFLTYLDRNGNPTGETLKTLICQTRMIYTASSAHRAGLGGGYFLDSARQGVEFLIKHFWDHEFGGWIWTTERDGTPVNQSKIGYGQSFGIYCLSEYARASNDPRGLEWALKTYQVLQTEAADNYAGGYYEFLERDWAKKRPGVYGGDRKSYDVHMHLMEAFTNLYAATGNPRHKERTLEVIRILFDRVMHPEFGTGIAQFSLDWKPLRAILFKDVWGADRDVDDEEGRPMNNTSFGHNVEFAWLFLLAVEVLGLDIAPYKERLRKIFDHCVTYGIDWNKGGVFCEGPHDGPARERNKEFWQQSECLTGLMDAYLLFGDEKYLDAYENVHRFVMDVMINHEVGEWWPLFDENNNLIWDHMAHAWKINYHTVRSMILTEARLKKALARL